The Vanessa cardui chromosome 9, ilVanCard2.1, whole genome shotgun sequence genome has a window encoding:
- the LOC124532326 gene encoding transcription initiation factor TFIID subunit 13, with product MSAETPEFDQFDDEDGDQQLGATASGRKRLFSKELRCMMYGFGDDQNPYTESVDFLEDLVIEFITETTHRAMEVGRPGRVQVEDIIFLVRKDHRKYARVKDLLTMNEELKKARKAFDEVKYVE from the exons ATGAGTGCTGAAACACCTGAGTTTGACCAA TTTGATGATGAAGATGGAGATCAGCAGTTGGGAGCTACAGCTTCAGGTAGGAAGAGACTGTTCAGTAAAGAACTTCGTTGTATGATGTATGGTTTTGGTGATGACCAAAATCCGTACACTGAAAGTGTGGATTTCTTAGAGGATCTTGTAATAGAGTTTATAACTGAAACTACACACAG AGCAATGGAAGTTGGTAGGCCAGGCCGAGTTCAAGTTGAAGATATCATATTTTTAGTTCGCAAAGATCATAGAAAATATGCTAGAGTGAAGGATCTATTGACAATGAATGAAGAGTTGAAAAAAGCTAGAAAAGCTTTTGATGAAGTCAAGTATGTCG aATGA